The Candidatus Nanohalovita haloferacivicina region ACGATGAATCAGCATGGGAAGTCAGTCAGGCACTTTCGGAAAGAGATTTCACGCCAGAAAGATACAGTCCCGAGGCCATTAACTACGGTGATGATGTCAGCGATGCCATGGGATACCAGTTCCACAAGGATGGGACTGGAGAGATTCAGTTGATTGATTCAGCAAAAGAAGCCCTGGAAGCTACTGGCACAGAGTTCGATGATAGAGGTCAGGGCCCTGTTCCGGGAGTGCAGAATGTTTCAGTCAGTTGATTTCAGGGCCATCAGGCCTTTCAGTTCTCCTTCTTCAATCATGTAGCCGGTATCGGCTACTTCCCCATTTCTTATTCTTGCAGCCATTAACTCCTCGCCGTCTTCAAGGGCCTTTCTGATGTATCCCTCGCTAGCTTCAATGCCTCTGAACAGCGGGAATTCTTCTCCATTTGCTGCTCCGCCTTCTAGAATCATCTCAATCTCATCTGACGGTATTACACCTATTCCCTCGCCGAGGCCTTCGTATTCAAAAATTACGTATCTTTCATCAAGGTCTGAAGTAGTATTGTAGTCTCCGTACAAGGTGTTTGGCGCGGCTTCCTTCGCTCTTTCAAAGATGTTTTCTGCTTTCTTTTGAGGGCTCATACCGGAGTTTTTGTCGGCCAGAAATTTATCTTTTACGTTGAAGATTCCTAGAATTTAATACAGTTTATCGTTAATTTTGGTTTATGGCCGACAGACAGGATGAAATACTGGAGTTGACTAAGGATCTTGTCAGTTTTAAATCGACTAACGATAATCTAGAGGAGATCAACAACTGTCTGAATTTTATTGAGGACTACTTTTCAGGCCCGGAGTTTGAAGTTTTCCGGCACGAGAGCGAGGGTATTCCTTCGATGGTTGTCACTTTTGGCGAAGAGAATCCTGATCTGATGCTGCACGGCCATATCGATGTGATTGAAGCTCCTGACGAAATGTTTGAGACCAATATAGAGGATGGAAAACTTTACGGTAGAGGTACCGGCGATATGAAGGCCGGTGTAGCCGCATTAATGCAGGTTATGAAAGATTTGAAGGATGAAAAGCCGAGCGTTGGCCTGATGATTGTTTCAGATGAGGAAGTGGGCGGTTTCAATGGAGCAGGCCATCTATTCGGCGAGCATTACAGCCCGGAATTTGCAGTCTCTGCTGAGCCAAACAATATTGAAGGCTACCTGGATATTATAGCCGATCAGAAAGGCATTCTCCAGTTGAAGGTCTCTACAGAGGGCCTTTCAGCTCATGGGTCGAGGCCTTGGAATGGGGAAAATGCTGCGGAGAGCTTTATGGAGAAATGGCCTGAAATAAAGAATCTGTTCGAGGATCATCAGGACGGTGAAAAATGGGTTACGACCGTCAATCTTGGAAAGGTTCGGGCTGGCGAGTCAACGAACAAGGTTCCAGAGAAAGCAGAGGCCTGGCTTGATATCCGTACAGCCAGAGAATATCCTAACGAGGAGGTAATTGAGGATATTAGAGGTATTGAAGGCCTGAGTGTTGATCAGGTAAATCTTGATGAGTCAATGCTTTCCACAGCTCACGACAATAAATTTATTCAGGCCTTGAAGTCTTCTGCTGAAGGTTTTGAGGATGAGTGCAGGGTTTCTCGTAAGGAGCCTGGTAGTGATATGAGGTATTTGACTGAGAATGGTATTCCTGCTGTGGTTTTCGGGCCTGAGGGCTACAATGCTCATTCGCCTGATGAGTATGCTGTTATCGATAGCTTTGGGGATTACTACAGTATTATGATGGATTTTGTCAGGAAGAATTTTTCCTGACTTTTTTCTTCTACCCTTGTTTTGAGTTGTAATAAAAAGACAGAGCCCTAATTTCGTGTTATAAACGAGGATTTGATTTGTTAATATGAATTTTTCAGAGCTAGATATTTCAGATAGAACAGTTGATAGACTTGCTAAACACGGTATTACTGAGCCTACTGAGGTTCAGCAAAAAGCTATTCCAAAAGTTTTCGAAGGTAAAGACATGCTTGTGGAGTCGGAGACCGGTTCAGGTAAGACTCTGGCATTTTCGCTTCCGATAATGGAGCAGGTTCACGGTAGTGAGAGTCAGGCCCTTGTGCTTTCTCCTACACGCGAACTAGCCAAGCAGATTACGCAGGAGATTGATTCCGCTGCTGGAAAACCTGTTGAAACAGTTACTATTTACGGAGGAGTAAGTTATGACCCTCAGGTTGAGGGCGCGAAGACCGCTAATATTATTGTAGGTACTCCAGGCCGTGTACTTGATTTACTGAGCAGTGGCCAGTTGAAAGTTGATAATCTTGACTTTTTCGTGCTGGATGAGGCCGATCGCATGCTTGACATGGGTTTCCAGGACGAGTTAGAGGATATTATCAGTTATCTTCCTGATGAGCGTCAGAATCTTCTTTTCGGGGCCACTATTCCGCGTTCACTGAAGAAGATGTGTGATCGTTACGATATTGATCCTGAGACTATCAGAATCAAGAAGTCTCAGCATACTAGAAATCTTGATGAGAAGTACGTGAATGCAAAGTCGAATAACAAGCTTTCGATGCTTTACACCTTCCTTGAGGACCGCGACCGTGATCTTTCCGTTGTTTTCTGTAAGACCAAGGCCACGACACGTTGGCTGGCTGACAAGTTGAGGAAGAACGGTATCGATGCGCAGGAATTAAACGGCGATATGAGTCAGAAGCAGAGGGAGAAGACTCTTGAAGAGTTTGCCAACGCAGAGATCCGTGTTATTGTAGCTACAGATGTTGCGGCCCGTGGAATCGACGTTGATAGAGTAACTCACGTGTTCAACTACGATGTTCCTGATACCGCCGATACCTACACTCACAGGATTGGCCGTGCTGGACGTCAGGGCCGTGAAGGAGAGGCAATTACTCTTCTAGAGCCGAAGGATCACGATAAGTTCCGAAGGATCAAGAAGAGGAAGAGCATTCCGAGAATTGAAGAGAAACCTAATCTCAAAGATGCCAATGTATAGTAAATAGGTTTGGAGAGAATCTTTACTCTTCTTTTCCTCTTCTAGAAAATATCTGTGAGTTATCTGAATTTCCTGGCCATCTGTTCTGCATGTTGGAGGACTTTTTCTCGACCTATCTCCACCATTTCTCCACTCTGTACTACTATGTTCCCGTCGACAATTACATCATCTACGCTACCGGAGAATGAGTATACAAGGTTTGAAATCAGGCCTTTTTTGCCGTGGATCGGAGTCATGTCCGGAGAGTCAAGGCCTATAGTTATCATGTCGGCTTTTTTCCCGATTTCTATTGATCCTATCTCGTTTTGAAGGCCTAGTGCTTTTGCTCCGTTTCTTGTGGCCATGTCAAGTATCTGTTGTTCATCTATTCTTTCTGGCGATTTCTCTTTGTGGATTAGCGAGGCTGTCTTTGCCTCCTCAAACAGGTTTAGGTTGTTGTTTGATGCTACGCCATCTGTTCCTAGAGCTACGTTTATTTCTCTTTCCAGAAGTTCTGGTACATCCGCTACGCCAGATCCAAGTTTGAGGTTTGCTGCAGGATTGTGTACTACGCTGCCTCCTTTCTCTGAAAGCAGTTCTTTCTCTTTCTCCGTCAGCCATACTCCGTGGGCCGCGATTAAGTCTTCATTGACCAGATCCAGCTCATCAA contains the following coding sequences:
- a CDS encoding M20 family metallopeptidase encodes the protein MADRQDEILELTKDLVSFKSTNDNLEEINNCLNFIEDYFSGPEFEVFRHESEGIPSMVVTFGEENPDLMLHGHIDVIEAPDEMFETNIEDGKLYGRGTGDMKAGVAALMQVMKDLKDEKPSVGLMIVSDEEVGGFNGAGHLFGEHYSPEFAVSAEPNNIEGYLDIIADQKGILQLKVSTEGLSAHGSRPWNGENAAESFMEKWPEIKNLFEDHQDGEKWVTTVNLGKVRAGESTNKVPEKAEAWLDIRTAREYPNEEVIEDIRGIEGLSVDQVNLDESMLSTAHDNKFIQALKSSAEGFEDECRVSRKEPGSDMRYLTENGIPAVVFGPEGYNAHSPDEYAVIDSFGDYYSIMMDFVRKNFS
- a CDS encoding DEAD/DEAH box helicase encodes the protein MNFSELDISDRTVDRLAKHGITEPTEVQQKAIPKVFEGKDMLVESETGSGKTLAFSLPIMEQVHGSESQALVLSPTRELAKQITQEIDSAAGKPVETVTIYGGVSYDPQVEGAKTANIIVGTPGRVLDLLSSGQLKVDNLDFFVLDEADRMLDMGFQDELEDIISYLPDERQNLLFGATIPRSLKKMCDRYDIDPETIRIKKSQHTRNLDEKYVNAKSNNKLSMLYTFLEDRDRDLSVVFCKTKATTRWLADKLRKNGIDAQELNGDMSQKQREKTLEEFANAEIRVIVATDVAARGIDVDRVTHVFNYDVPDTADTYTHRIGRAGRQGREGEAITLLEPKDHDKFRRIKKRKSIPRIEEKPNLKDANV